Proteins encoded in a region of the Zea mays cultivar B73 chromosome 4, Zm-B73-REFERENCE-NAM-5.0, whole genome shotgun sequence genome:
- the LOC103652833 gene encoding probable serine/threonine-protein kinase At1g54610 has protein sequence MHSVKWKGINVLLSHLCPKCSKKHDDTTSGSQTTGCTCWQWFFTPSTSNDTANVASANGGNTSQVEEKVLAPSYKLDNAETSVSAVGHHTKSSMHHRLKIWISSGHNGIMGKYGNKLELGMPHEARPLLLDEHAKPGWPDWLINVAPEAVRGWFPRRQDSFEKLDKVGQGTYSSVYKARDLKTDKFVALKKVRFVNVDPESVRFMAREILILRKLNHPNIIKLEGIVTSSVSRSLYLVFEYMEHDLVGLAATPGLKFTEPQVKCLFQQLLSGLDHCHSNGVLHRDLKCSNLLIDNNGVLKIADFGLATSFDPDNQQPLTSRVATLWYRPPELLLGATKYGPSVDLWSTGCIFAELLAGKPILPGRTEVEQLHKIFKLCGSPPDDYWSKLEVPQAGMFKPSRQYSGCIAETFKDFPNSVVLLDNLLALQPYARGTAAETLRSDFFRQKPLACSPSSLPKCPPSKEYDARLRMEEARRKRKAAESVSGFGSIETEDVNPLASGNTKVAMIRPESADARNAILGSQNNNLGLKGPAVNKGKSRIYQHSGSMITAKGNVEQMLKEHEKNIQEAVRKARLSKHREL, from the exons ATGCATTCAGTCAAGTGGAAGGGCATAAATGTGCTTCTGAGCCACCTTTGTCCTAAGTGTTCTAAGAAACATGATGACACAACTTCAGGAAGCCAAACCACTGGATGCACATGTTGGCAATGGTTCTTCACACCATCTACTAGTAATGATACTGCAAATGTAGCAAGTGCCAATGGTGGAAATACTTCTCAGGTAGAAGAAAAGGTTCTTGCTCCTAGTTACAAGTTGGACAATGCAGAGACTTCAGTTTCAGCTGTTGGCCACCATACGAAATCAAGCATGCACCATAGACTGAAAATATGGATCAGCAGCGGGCATAATGGAATAATGGGAAAATATGGGAATAAGTTAGAATTGGGTATGCCCCATGAAGCTAGGCCATTATTATTAGATGAACATGCAAAACCTGGATGGCCAGATTGGCTCATAAATGTGGCACCAGAGGCAGTGCGAGGTTGGTTTCCTCGGCGCCAAGATTCATTTGAGAAATTAGACAAG GTTGGACAAGGAACTTATAGCAGTGTCTACAAAGCCCGAGATCTTAAAACTGACAAGTTTGTCGCACTAAAAAAGGTGCGTTTTGTCAATGTGGATCCTGAGAGCGTGCGCTTTATGGCTAGAGAGATTCTTATTCTACGGAAACTCAATCATCCAAACATCATCAAGTTGGAAGGGATCGTAACATCTTCGGTTTCACGAAGCCTGTATCTTGTATTTGAGTACATGGAACATGATCTTGTTGGTCTTGCTGCGACTCCTGGCCTTAAGTTTACTGAGCCACAG GTCAAATGTTTATTTCAGCAGTTACTTAGTGGCCTCGATCATTGCCATAGCAATGGAGTGCTGCATCGGGACCTAAAGTGTTCCAACCTCTTGATTGATAACAATGGTGTTCTGAAGATTGCGGACTTTGGTCTAGCAACCTCATTTGATCCTGACAATCAGCAACCATTGACTAGCCGTGTTGCAACACTGTGGTACAGACCACCTGAACTTCTTCTCGGTGCCaccaagtatggcccttctgtggATTTGTGGAGCACAGGGTGCATTTTTGCAGAACTGCTTGCTGGCAAACCAATCTTGCCTGGAAGAACTGAG GTGGAGCAACTTCACAAAATTTTCAAGCTCTGTGGATCACCTCCTGATGACTATTGGAGTAAACTGGAAGTACCACAAGCAGGGATGTTCAAGCCCAGCCGACAGTATAGTGGGTGCATTGCTGAGACATTTAAAGATTTTCCAAACTCAGTTGTTCTTCTAGATAACTTGCTTGCACTACAACCATATGCTCGTGGAACAGCTGCTGAGACTCTCCGAAGTGAT TTTTTCAGGCAAAAACCACTTGCTTGCAGCCCCTCAAGCTTACCGAAGTGTCCTCCAAGTAAAGAGTATGATGCTAGACTTCGAATGGAAGAAGCAAGGCG GAAAAGAAAGGCAGCTGAGAGTGTAAGTGGATTTGGATCCATCGAGACAGAAGATGTAAATCCTTTAGCAAGCGGGAATACAAAGGTTGCTATGATTAGACCTGAATCTGCtgatgcaaggaatgcaatactTGGTTCTCAGAACAACAATCTGGGTTTGAAGGGCCCAGCTGTG AACAAGGGCAAGAGCAGAATATATCAGCACTCAGGTTCAATGATTACAGCAAAAGGAAACGTGGAGCAGATGCTCAAGGAGCATGAAAAGAATATCCAAGAAGCAGTGCGCAAAGCGCGCCTCAGCAAGCACAGAGAGTTGTGA